The following coding sequences lie in one Paenibacillus durus ATCC 35681 genomic window:
- a CDS encoding homocysteine methyltransferase, with protein MKSLKLCDTTLRDGEQAAGVSFTRAEKLEIARLLSECGVEQAEIGIPAMGIREQEDIAAIAALGLPMKLMTWNRALKSDIDKALATGVNWCHISIPASEVQLRGKLGLSPAEGLAKLLRAVEYARGLGMAVSVGMEDSSRADMSFLVELVNSLYKEGGIRWFRYADTVSAHHPGQMAGRISTLLGAVPSDVELEVHCHNDFGLAVANTLSGIAAGATWASTTVAGIGERTGNAALEEVALAWRYLYGGHSNIRAELLKLIADMVIAASGRSVGDSKPIVGKMAFTHESGIHVDGLVKDRETYQTFNPAEVGREHSFVLGKHSGTGGVAHVLGKRGLEVDPDTAARLLMRVREYAETSKGNVPEALLVEWLLEEQQQAQNAV; from the coding sequence GTGAAAAGTCTCAAGCTATGTGACACGACGCTAAGGGATGGCGAACAAGCGGCTGGAGTATCATTCACGAGGGCGGAAAAGCTGGAAATCGCAAGATTGCTGTCGGAGTGCGGTGTAGAACAAGCGGAGATCGGTATTCCGGCTATGGGGATTCGGGAACAAGAGGACATTGCGGCGATTGCCGCTCTCGGTCTTCCCATGAAGCTAATGACTTGGAACCGAGCACTCAAAAGCGATATCGACAAGGCTTTGGCGACGGGAGTAAATTGGTGTCATATTTCAATTCCCGCCTCCGAAGTTCAGCTTCGGGGTAAGCTCGGGCTTTCGCCTGCCGAAGGATTAGCCAAGCTGCTTCGTGCGGTGGAATATGCGCGTGGGCTGGGTATGGCCGTATCGGTCGGTATGGAAGATTCGTCTCGTGCGGACATGAGCTTTTTGGTGGAATTGGTCAATTCATTGTATAAGGAAGGCGGTATACGCTGGTTCCGTTATGCGGATACGGTTTCCGCGCATCATCCCGGTCAGATGGCTGGGCGGATAAGTACGCTGCTTGGAGCTGTGCCGTCTGATGTGGAGCTGGAGGTGCACTGCCATAACGATTTCGGATTGGCTGTCGCGAATACGCTGAGCGGCATCGCCGCCGGAGCGACATGGGCGAGCACGACCGTCGCGGGAATCGGTGAGCGAACAGGCAATGCGGCGCTGGAGGAAGTTGCGCTGGCCTGGCGTTATTTATACGGCGGCCATAGTAACATCCGGGCCGAGTTGCTCAAGCTCATTGCCGATATGGTGATCGCGGCTTCCGGCCGCAGTGTCGGAGATTCCAAGCCGATTGTAGGAAAGATGGCGTTCACACATGAATCGGGTATTCATGTTGACGGACTGGTGAAGGATAGGGAGACCTATCAGACCTTTAACCCGGCTGAGGTTGGCAGAGAGCATAGTTTCGTGCTCGGCAAGCACTCCGGAACGGGCGGTGTCGCTCATGTTCTTGGCAAGCGGGGGCTGGAAGTCGACCCCGATACGGCGGCCAGGCTGCTGATGCGTGTCCGGGAATATGCTGAAACCAGCAAAGGCAATGTGCCTGAAGCCCTGCTGGTGGAATGGCTGCTGGAAGAACAACAGCAGGCGCAGAATGCGGTGTGA
- a CDS encoding HesA/MoeB/ThiF family protein — translation MEQGSIGLLEQERYARQLKLLGENGQKALKEATVMIAGIGGLGGTAAIYLAAAGVGKLILAHEGKILLPDLNRQILMDSEHLGMERMSTAVEHLRRLNPEMEIEGYNSKIEYDKAKPWVESADIVIDARYDFPERYVLNKLCVEAGKPMVESAMYGFEISLTTMVPGETPCLECLYPDNQPQWEPFGFPVLGATSGIAGCLAALEAVKWITRVGPAYTGIMYRFNSLDFSTYSVRLARNPNCACCGEGGKP, via the coding sequence ATGGAGCAAGGGTCGATCGGTTTGCTGGAACAGGAGCGGTATGCACGGCAGTTGAAGCTGCTGGGAGAGAACGGACAGAAAGCGCTGAAAGAAGCGACGGTAATGATCGCCGGTATCGGCGGCCTGGGTGGTACAGCAGCGATTTATTTGGCGGCTGCAGGAGTCGGCAAGTTGATTCTCGCGCATGAAGGGAAAATTCTCTTGCCGGACCTGAACCGCCAGATTCTAATGGATAGCGAGCACTTGGGAATGGAACGGATGAGCACAGCCGTAGAGCATTTGCGGCGGCTTAATCCCGAGATGGAAATCGAGGGTTACAATTCCAAGATTGAGTATGACAAGGCAAAGCCTTGGGTTGAGAGCGCCGATATCGTCATCGACGCCCGTTATGATTTCCCAGAGCGGTACGTATTGAATAAGCTCTGCGTAGAAGCCGGCAAGCCGATGGTGGAATCGGCGATGTACGGCTTTGAAATATCTTTGACAACAATGGTTCCAGGAGAGACGCCTTGTCTGGAATGCCTATATCCCGACAACCAGCCTCAATGGGAACCTTTTGGATTTCCAGTCTTGGGCGCAACTTCTGGTATTGCAGGTTGCCTGGCTGCGCTGGAAGCCGTAAAATGGATTACAAGGGTAGGGCCGGCCTATACCGGCATTATGTATCGCTTTAACTCACTTGACTTTAGCACCTACAGTGTCCGACTTGCCCGTAATCCGAATTGCGCTTGCTGCGGAGAAGGAGGTAAACCGTGA
- a CDS encoding DUF269 domain-containing protein, whose amino-acid sequence MDQMANEAASANEQPADTAQVRPKRRSKPAPDPEKAERIVRRLNDLLSASDYFGRYGTLTPEEKIAKLFLASAEDKAKSDINCTASDEVRGQVPVLFQAIAGVMEEKSGLMIQSSAEINVEGFGRGLIYSGRIILVMKSLRAGFPFPFTSLEKTVAYAVACLDEGLAFLDKYKEQTAVHGLLSLEG is encoded by the coding sequence ATGGATCAAATGGCTAATGAAGCTGCATCTGCGAACGAACAGCCGGCGGACACAGCTCAAGTGCGGCCGAAGCGCCGTTCCAAACCGGCGCCCGATCCTGAAAAGGCGGAGCGTATTGTCCGCCGCTTAAATGATCTGCTTAGCGCGAGCGATTATTTTGGCCGTTATGGTACACTGACTCCCGAGGAAAAGATTGCGAAGCTGTTCCTGGCTTCAGCCGAGGATAAGGCTAAATCGGACATCAACTGCACGGCGTCCGATGAAGTCCGCGGCCAGGTGCCGGTATTGTTTCAGGCCATCGCCGGTGTGATGGAGGAGAAGAGCGGCTTAATGATTCAAAGCTCTGCGGAAATTAATGTGGAAGGGTTCGGACGTGGACTGATCTACAGCGGCCGCATTATTCTTGTGATGAAGAGCCTCCGCGCAGGCTTTCCATTTCCGTTTACTTCTCTGGAGAAGACCGTTGCCTATGCAGTTGCTTGCTTGGATGAAGGCCTTGCCTTCTTAGATAAGTACAAAGAACAGACTGCTGTGCACGGACTGCTCAGTCTGGAGGGATAA
- the nifX gene encoding nitrogen fixation protein NifX: MKVAFATDDGVRVNAHFGQCTMFAIYNITKGKSELLELRRIPDIAAQDELGKIDGRIEAIEDCTLIFLMQIGASAAAKVTRRKIMPVKVPFGSPIDEQVKRLEEMLQGKPPMWLAKVLRAEEEEGAGVNGSNG, translated from the coding sequence GTGAAAGTAGCGTTCGCCACAGATGACGGAGTTCGTGTAAATGCCCATTTTGGGCAATGTACGATGTTTGCCATTTATAATATAACGAAGGGTAAAAGCGAGCTTCTGGAGCTGCGCAGAATACCTGACATCGCAGCTCAGGACGAATTGGGCAAGATCGATGGCCGGATTGAGGCTATCGAAGACTGCACATTGATCTTTCTCATGCAGATTGGAGCATCTGCGGCTGCGAAGGTGACCCGCCGCAAAATCATGCCGGTAAAAGTACCGTTCGGAAGTCCGATTGATGAACAGGTTAAACGTCTTGAGGAGATGCTGCAAGGTAAACCGCCGATGTGGCTGGCCAAGGTGCTGCGTGCGGAGGAAGAGGAAGGAGCTGGGGTCAATGGATCAAATGGCTAA